A window of Rhododendron vialii isolate Sample 1 chromosome 11a, ASM3025357v1 contains these coding sequences:
- the LOC131306714 gene encoding uncharacterized protein ycf36, translating to MATPLLRLPPPPQPFLSPPTPTSTFPPKTHHRRNPITPFFSSPSFRNGRTPPETECPVPLDQQPVNEYQSLSTSFPFNWAAADLVEYCSRLLAVGSSFAVFVGLPVAWLGSVGPQSEPLKPALAAVSSGLFVVTLAVVRMYLGWSYVGNRLLSATVEYEETGWYDGQIWVKTAEVLARDRLLGSFSVKPVLSRLKITLVGLAASLFICAVLLINLEGNQKSSYISSGEPAGRAVPGVYSDESARLFEPDAFCGEPDLQ from the exons ATGGCCACACCTCTCCTCCgcctcccaccaccaccacaaccctttctctctcctcccacccCCACCTCCACCTTCCCCCCAAAAACCCATCACCGCCGTAACCCCATAACACCCTTCTTCTCGTCCCCATCCTTCAGAAACGGACGCACCCCACCGGAAACAGAGTGCCCTGTTCCACTCGACCAACAGCCCGTCAACGAGTACCAGTCCCTCTCCACCTCCTTCCCCTTCAACTGGGCCGCCGCCGACCTCGTTGAGTACTGCTCTCGCTTGCTCGCCGTTGGATCGTCGTTCGCCGTGTTTGTTGGGCTCCCCGTGGCCTGGCTCGGCTCCGTTGGGCCCCAGTCGGAGCCGCTGAAGCCCGCCTTGGCTGCTGTTTCGAGTGGGTTGTTTGTGGTCACGCTTGCTGTCGTGAGGATGTACTTGGGTTGGTCTTACGTTGGCAATCGGTTGCTCAGTGCCACTGTTGAat ATGAAGAGACGGGGTGGTATGATGGTCAG ATATGGGTGAAGACAGCTGAAGTTTTGGCACGTGACCGTCTTCTAGGTTCATTTTCT GTGAAGCCCGTGCTGAGCAGACTAAAGATTACACTTGTTGGACTAGCGGCATCACTATTTATATGTGCTGTGCTCCTGATCAATCTCGAGGGCAACCAAAAGAGCTCGTACATATCATCTGGGGAACCTGCTGGAAGAGCTGTACCGGGAGTTTACAGTGACGAGTCTGCCAGATTATTTGAACCGGACGCATTTTGTGGCGAACCTGATCTTCAATAA